One stretch of Burkholderia oklahomensis C6786 DNA includes these proteins:
- a CDS encoding 2-aminoethylphosphonate aminotransferase — MLLLNPGPVTLTERVRRSLLQPDLCHRESEFFDLQDEARARLVAAYALDPAEWSAVLMTGSGTAAVESMIAALVPENGKLLVIENGVYGERITQIATQYRIAHDVSKHDWMQAPDLERIAGKLDADRAITHVAVIHHETTTGRLNGLDALAAVCRARGVRMLVDGVSSFGAEAIDFAGGDIDAVAATANKCLHGVPGAAFVIVRRRALASAASRAYYLDLGRLAKLQDVRNTPFTPSVHAYYALVEALREFDEAGGWRARHARYAALAEQVSAGLAARGMPLVLPDGESSVVLRAYRLPAGVAYERLHDGLKARGFVIYAGQGGLSSELFRVSTMGAIEPADVERLLDGFSALAR, encoded by the coding sequence ATGCTGTTGCTGAACCCCGGTCCCGTGACGCTGACGGAGCGCGTGCGCCGCAGCCTCCTCCAGCCGGATCTGTGCCACCGCGAAAGCGAGTTCTTCGATCTGCAGGACGAGGCGCGCGCGCGGCTCGTCGCCGCCTACGCGCTCGATCCGGCCGAATGGAGCGCGGTGCTGATGACGGGCTCCGGCACGGCCGCGGTCGAGAGCATGATCGCCGCGCTCGTCCCCGAAAACGGCAAGCTGCTCGTGATCGAGAACGGCGTGTACGGCGAGCGGATCACGCAGATCGCGACGCAATACCGGATCGCGCACGACGTGTCGAAGCACGACTGGATGCAGGCGCCCGATCTCGAACGCATCGCCGGGAAGCTCGACGCCGATCGCGCGATCACGCACGTCGCCGTGATCCATCACGAGACGACGACGGGGCGCCTGAACGGCCTCGACGCGCTCGCCGCCGTGTGCCGCGCGCGCGGCGTGCGGATGCTCGTCGACGGCGTGAGCAGCTTCGGCGCGGAAGCGATCGATTTTGCGGGCGGCGACATCGACGCCGTCGCCGCAACCGCGAACAAGTGCCTGCACGGCGTGCCGGGCGCGGCGTTCGTGATCGTGCGCCGCCGCGCGCTCGCGTCGGCCGCGAGCCGCGCGTACTACCTCGATCTCGGGCGGCTCGCGAAGCTGCAGGACGTGCGCAACACGCCGTTCACGCCGTCGGTGCATGCGTACTACGCGCTCGTCGAGGCGCTGCGCGAGTTCGACGAAGCAGGCGGCTGGCGCGCGCGCCACGCGCGCTACGCGGCGCTCGCCGAGCAGGTGAGCGCCGGGCTCGCCGCGCGCGGGATGCCGCTCGTGCTGCCGGACGGCGAATCGTCGGTCGTGCTGCGCGCTTACCGGCTCCCCGCCGGCGTCGCGTACGAGCGGCTGCACGACGGGCTCAAGGCGCGCGGCTTCGTGATCTACGCGGGCCAGGGCGGCCTGTCGAGTGAATTGTTCCGCGTGTCGACGATGGGCGCAATCGAGCCGGCGGACGTCGAACGCCTGCTCGACGGCTTCTCGGCGCTCGCGCGCTGA
- a CDS encoding HpnL family protein translates to MTRTGMILLSLGTAAFVALLAWQGFGAVAATLFAAGWGLALVAAFHLVPLVIDATAIAVMFRSGEPGSALGDALRARWVGESVNSLLPAGQIGGPVLMVRYLAQRGTRLADAAAAITVSTTMQALAQMVFALVGIAAFSAYATHEAAAHLRTPALVATAVLGGCAALFYFAQRRGLFGRGLRAASRLLGPRDWSSLATRADAIDDAVGRLYRERAKVRSTFVLSFIGWIVGTAEVWLALRFLGHPVSWLDALLLESVGQAIRGAAFAIPGSLGAQEGGYLLLAPLVGLPPDAALALSLAKRARELALGLPGILYLHFSERNWQRRRAPQPIAD, encoded by the coding sequence ATGACACGCACCGGCATGATCCTGCTGTCGCTCGGGACAGCGGCGTTCGTCGCCCTCCTCGCGTGGCAGGGCTTCGGCGCGGTCGCGGCGACGCTGTTCGCGGCCGGCTGGGGGCTCGCGCTCGTCGCGGCGTTCCATCTGGTGCCGCTCGTCATCGACGCGACCGCGATCGCGGTGATGTTCCGCAGCGGCGAGCCCGGCAGCGCGCTCGGCGACGCGCTGCGCGCGCGCTGGGTCGGCGAATCGGTGAACAGCCTGCTGCCCGCCGGGCAAATCGGCGGGCCAGTGCTGATGGTCCGCTATCTCGCGCAGCGCGGCACGCGCCTCGCGGACGCGGCGGCCGCGATCACGGTCAGCACGACGATGCAGGCGCTCGCGCAGATGGTGTTCGCGCTCGTCGGCATCGCGGCATTCAGCGCGTACGCGACGCACGAAGCCGCCGCGCATCTGCGCACGCCGGCGCTCGTCGCGACCGCGGTGCTGGGCGGCTGCGCCGCGCTCTTCTATTTCGCGCAGCGCCGCGGCCTGTTCGGACGCGGCCTGCGCGCCGCGTCGAGGCTGCTCGGCCCGCGCGACTGGTCGTCGCTCGCGACGCGCGCGGACGCGATCGACGATGCGGTCGGCAGGCTGTACCGCGAGCGAGCGAAGGTCCGCTCGACGTTCGTGCTGAGCTTCATCGGCTGGATCGTCGGCACCGCGGAAGTATGGCTCGCGCTGCGCTTCCTCGGCCACCCGGTGAGCTGGCTCGACGCGCTGCTGCTCGAGAGCGTCGGGCAGGCGATCCGCGGCGCGGCGTTCGCGATCCCGGGCTCGCTCGGCGCGCAGGAAGGCGGCTATCTGCTGCTCGCGCCGCTCGTCGGGCTGCCGCCCGACGCGGCGCTCGCGCTGTCGCTCGCGAAGCGCGCGCGCGAGCTCGCGCTCGGCCTGCCCGGCATCCTGTATCTGCATTTCAGTGAAAGAAACTGGCAGCGGCGGCGCGCGCCGCAGCCGATCGCCGACTGA
- a CDS encoding GlxA family transcriptional regulator, whose translation MIVYILVFPDVNLLDLSGPLQVLSSANELARETGAAEPYDIRVVAHGRRSVPTSTGVSLSTRPLPPVDAPADTVIVAGGIGIGVDAAARDANTLAWLGAHARQARRVVSICSGAFLLAACGLLDGRRAVTHWQCCDELARRYPQVRVERAPIFVQDGPIWTSAGVTAGIDLCLRLVTNDCGHTLALAVARHLVVFLVRPGSQAQFSASIELQSASGQFADLHAWIRRHLSADLSVPTLAARVNMSERSFVRHYRNTFGTTPAKAVERIRVETARNLLSETALPVKQIAQRCGFGSVATLRRSFARAFDTSLHDYRDRFRGA comes from the coding sequence ATGATCGTCTACATCCTCGTCTTTCCGGACGTGAATCTCCTGGACCTGTCGGGTCCGCTGCAGGTGCTGTCGAGCGCCAACGAACTCGCACGCGAAACCGGCGCGGCCGAACCGTACGACATCCGCGTCGTCGCGCACGGCAGGCGCAGCGTGCCGACGTCGACAGGCGTGTCGCTGTCGACGCGGCCGCTTCCGCCCGTCGACGCGCCGGCGGACACGGTGATCGTCGCGGGCGGCATCGGCATCGGCGTCGACGCGGCCGCGCGCGACGCCAACACGCTCGCATGGCTCGGCGCGCACGCGCGGCAGGCGAGGCGCGTCGTGTCGATCTGCAGCGGCGCGTTCCTGCTCGCCGCGTGCGGGCTGCTCGACGGCCGCCGCGCGGTCACGCACTGGCAGTGCTGCGACGAACTCGCGCGGCGCTATCCGCAGGTGCGCGTCGAGCGCGCGCCGATCTTCGTGCAGGACGGGCCGATCTGGACGTCCGCGGGCGTCACGGCCGGCATCGACCTGTGCCTGCGCCTCGTGACGAACGACTGCGGCCATACGCTCGCGCTCGCGGTCGCGCGCCATCTCGTCGTGTTCCTCGTGCGGCCCGGCAGCCAGGCGCAGTTCAGCGCGTCGATCGAGCTGCAGAGCGCGTCCGGGCAGTTCGCCGATCTCCATGCGTGGATCCGGCGCCACCTGAGCGCGGACCTGTCGGTGCCGACGCTCGCGGCCCGCGTGAACATGAGCGAGCGCAGCTTCGTGCGCCACTACCGGAACACGTTCGGCACGACGCCCGCGAAAGCGGTCGAGCGCATCCGGGTCGAGACCGCGCGGAACCTGCTTAGCGAAACCGCGCTGCCAGTCAAGCAGATCGCGCAGCGCTGCGGGTTCGGCAGCGTCGCGACGCTGCGGCGCAGCTTCGCGCGCGCATTCGATACGTCGCTGCACGACTATCGCGACCGGTTTCGCGGCGCGTAG
- the aepY gene encoding phosphonopyruvate decarboxylase, giving the protein MIEAAQFVEAARTRGFDWYAGVPCSYLTPFINYVLQDPALHYVSAANEGDAVALVAGATLGGRRGIAMMQNSGLGNAVSPLTSLTWTFRLPQLLIVTWRGQPGVPDEPQHALMGPITPAMLDTMEIPWETFPADADAIGPALDRAIAHMDATGRPYALVMQKGSVAPYALKHAAMPERRAHVAARSTPRAAAPADWPARRDALARIVERTPVDSTVVLASTGFCGRELYALDDRPNQLYMVGSMGCVTPLALGLALARPDLTVVAVDGDGAALMRMGAFATLGAYGPSNLVHLLLDNGAHESTGGQATVSHHVSFAGVAAACGYASAVEGDELGVLDAALDAARAGEQAAQRGGAHFARLAIRTGAPDGLPRPTVTPVDVKARLMRHIGAAPV; this is encoded by the coding sequence ATGATCGAAGCCGCCCAGTTCGTCGAGGCAGCGCGCACGCGCGGCTTCGACTGGTACGCCGGCGTCCCGTGCTCGTATCTGACGCCGTTCATCAATTACGTGCTGCAGGACCCGGCGCTCCATTACGTGTCGGCCGCGAACGAAGGCGACGCGGTCGCGCTCGTCGCGGGCGCGACGCTCGGCGGCCGGCGCGGGATCGCGATGATGCAGAACTCGGGGCTCGGCAACGCGGTGAGCCCGCTCACGTCGCTCACGTGGACGTTCCGGCTGCCGCAGCTCCTGATCGTCACGTGGCGCGGCCAGCCGGGCGTGCCCGACGAGCCGCAGCACGCGCTGATGGGCCCGATCACGCCGGCGATGCTCGATACGATGGAAATCCCGTGGGAGACGTTTCCGGCCGACGCGGACGCGATCGGCCCGGCGCTCGACCGCGCGATCGCGCACATGGACGCGACGGGCCGCCCGTACGCGCTCGTGATGCAGAAAGGCAGCGTCGCGCCGTACGCGCTGAAGCACGCGGCGATGCCCGAGCGCCGCGCGCACGTCGCCGCGCGCTCGACGCCGCGCGCCGCCGCGCCCGCCGACTGGCCGGCGCGACGCGACGCGCTCGCGCGGATCGTCGAGCGCACGCCGGTCGATTCGACGGTCGTGCTCGCATCGACGGGCTTCTGCGGCCGCGAGCTGTACGCGCTCGACGACCGCCCGAACCAGCTTTACATGGTCGGCTCGATGGGCTGCGTGACGCCGCTCGCGCTCGGCCTCGCGCTCGCGCGGCCGGATCTGACCGTCGTCGCGGTCGACGGCGACGGCGCCGCGCTGATGCGGATGGGCGCGTTCGCGACGCTCGGCGCGTACGGGCCGTCGAACCTCGTGCATCTGCTGCTCGACAACGGCGCGCACGAATCGACGGGCGGCCAGGCGACCGTGTCGCACCACGTGTCGTTCGCGGGCGTCGCGGCCGCGTGCGGCTACGCGTCCGCGGTCGAAGGCGACGAGCTCGGCGTGCTCGACGCCGCGCTCGACGCCGCGCGCGCGGGCGAGCAGGCCGCGCAGCGAGGCGGCGCGCACTTCGCGCGGCTCGCGATCCGCACCGGCGCGCCCGACGGCCTGCCTCGCCCGACCGTGACGCCCGTCGACGTGAAAGCGCGCCTGATGCGCCACATCGGCGCGGCGCCAGTCTGA
- a CDS encoding CDP-alcohol phosphatidyltransferase family protein encodes MDQRKSTADRVASPPPRTWDARLARRLVTPLVGTPVTPNHLTTLRLLIGLAGAWCLAQPGFGWINAGAFLIVLSNFVDHTDGELARISGQSSKLGHFYDLASDALVTVALFVSMGAGVVAAGGQMAAPPVLLGAVAGAAVALIFFLRMRIESFAGKAGTKQAFIGGFETEDVLYLLPVVTLLDGVEPFLLAAAIGAPLFAAWVVIDYWRIVRRGGASRAPHPTEIQPTK; translated from the coding sequence ATGGACCAAAGAAAATCCACCGCCGACCGTGTTGCGAGCCCGCCGCCCCGCACCTGGGATGCGCGGCTCGCGCGCCGGCTCGTCACGCCGCTCGTCGGCACGCCGGTCACGCCCAACCACCTCACCACGCTGCGTCTTCTGATCGGCCTTGCCGGCGCCTGGTGCCTCGCGCAACCCGGCTTCGGCTGGATCAACGCCGGTGCGTTCCTGATCGTGCTGTCCAATTTCGTCGACCATACCGACGGCGAGCTCGCGCGGATCAGCGGCCAGTCGAGCAAGCTCGGCCACTTCTACGACCTCGCGAGCGACGCGCTCGTCACGGTCGCCCTCTTCGTCAGCATGGGCGCCGGCGTCGTCGCGGCGGGGGGCCAGATGGCCGCGCCGCCCGTGCTGCTCGGCGCCGTCGCGGGCGCGGCCGTCGCGCTGATCTTCTTCCTGCGGATGCGGATCGAGTCGTTCGCCGGCAAGGCGGGCACGAAGCAGGCGTTCATCGGCGGCTTCGAGACCGAGGACGTGCTGTATCTGCTGCCCGTCGTCACGCTGCTCGACGGCGTCGAGCCGTTCCTCCTCGCGGCGGCGATCGGCGCGCCGCTCTTCGCGGCGTGGGTCGTGATCGACTACTGGCGCATCGTGCGCCGCGGCGGCGCGTCCCGCGCGCCCCATCCAACCGAAATCCAACCGACCAAATGA
- a CDS encoding 2OG-Fe(II) oxygenase family protein produces MITDSEARAARGTLDEAVAARVGALDAARLRGEFARQDAFLYLDEFLPKDLAGRLADCARALQSDINRNYLPGHKQGGSVSRHTIDAKAPFIAELYRSKALVGFLEALTGDKLLPSPDDDPHAYALYYYTKPGDHIGWHYDTSYYDGRRYTLLFGVIDDSSSRLDYELHTRNPDVPDAPGSVQIAHGGIVFFDGDKLRHRVTPLGENEIRVSLTFEYVTNPGMRPWKRFVSNMKDAIAYFGFRQVFKQTATRRPSRS; encoded by the coding sequence ATGATCACGGACTCCGAAGCTCGCGCGGCGCGCGGCACGCTCGACGAAGCCGTCGCCGCGCGCGTCGGCGCGCTCGACGCCGCGCGCCTGCGCGGCGAGTTCGCGCGCCAGGACGCGTTTCTCTATCTGGACGAGTTCCTGCCGAAGGATCTCGCCGGCCGCCTCGCCGACTGCGCCCGCGCGCTGCAGTCCGACATCAACCGCAACTACCTGCCGGGCCACAAGCAAGGCGGCAGCGTGAGCCGCCATACGATCGACGCGAAGGCGCCGTTCATCGCCGAGCTGTACCGCTCGAAGGCGCTCGTCGGCTTTCTCGAGGCGCTGACGGGCGACAAGCTGCTGCCGTCGCCGGATGACGATCCGCACGCGTACGCGCTGTACTACTACACGAAGCCGGGCGATCACATCGGTTGGCACTACGACACGTCGTACTACGACGGCCGCCGCTACACGCTGCTCTTCGGCGTGATCGACGATTCGTCGTCCCGGCTCGACTACGAGCTGCACACGCGCAACCCGGACGTGCCCGACGCGCCGGGCTCGGTGCAGATCGCGCACGGCGGCATCGTGTTCTTCGACGGCGACAAGCTGCGCCACCGCGTGACGCCGCTCGGCGAGAACGAGATTCGCGTATCGCTGACGTTCGAGTACGTGACCAACCCCGGCATGCGGCCGTGGAAGCGCTTCGTGTCGAACATGAAGGACGCGATCGCGTACTTCGGCTTCCGTCAGGTATTCAAGCAAACGGCGACGCGCCGCCCGTCGCGCTCATGA
- a CDS encoding NTP transferase domain-containing protein translates to MRAIILAAGLGLRLQLPPEAQFPKCLLRFDDTSLLERHLRVLDAAGVDEIVLALGFQSEKVDAELARLNRQAEIVLNPRYDLGSVLTVHTAADALTRGGDVLLMDADVLYDDSILHALVADPSRAVDRLLIDRDFEAGDEPVKLCVKDGVPVELRKQVAAGLEYDTIGESVGFFRFSEGTARRLAEIVAGYVDGGRANMPHEEAVRDLLLKGGRTFDIADVTGAPWIEIDFPGDVARARDEVLPQIQRTIGAIR, encoded by the coding sequence ATGCGAGCCATCATTCTTGCGGCGGGCCTAGGCCTGCGCCTGCAACTGCCTCCCGAGGCGCAATTCCCGAAGTGCCTGCTGCGCTTCGACGACACGTCGCTCCTCGAGCGGCACCTGCGCGTGCTCGACGCGGCCGGCGTCGACGAGATCGTGCTCGCGCTCGGCTTCCAGTCCGAGAAGGTCGATGCCGAGCTCGCGCGCCTGAACCGACAGGCCGAGATCGTGCTGAACCCGCGCTACGACCTCGGCAGCGTGCTGACCGTCCACACGGCCGCCGACGCGCTCACGCGCGGCGGCGACGTGCTGCTGATGGACGCCGACGTGCTCTACGACGACAGCATCCTCCACGCGCTCGTGGCGGATCCGTCGCGCGCGGTCGATCGCCTCCTGATCGACCGCGATTTCGAGGCGGGCGACGAGCCCGTCAAGCTGTGCGTGAAGGACGGCGTGCCCGTCGAGCTGCGCAAGCAGGTCGCCGCGGGCCTCGAGTACGACACGATCGGCGAATCGGTCGGCTTCTTCCGCTTCAGCGAAGGCACCGCGCGGCGGCTTGCCGAGATCGTCGCGGGCTACGTCGACGGCGGCCGCGCGAACATGCCGCACGAGGAGGCGGTGCGCGACCTGCTGCTCAAAGGCGGCCGCACGTTCGACATCGCGGACGTGACGGGCGCGCCGTGGATCGAAATCGATTTTCCGGGGGACGTCGCGCGAGCGCGCGACGAGGTCTTGCCACAAATCCAACGCACGATAGGGGCCATCCGATGA
- a CDS encoding DJ-1/PfpI family protein, translating to MSPTAQRPLKIGFLLAPGVAVMDLFGAHAVFGFAPRTELHMLWKTRDAISALPPFPIAATTAFADCPDDLDALVVGAVPADVIADEEVVAFVRRHASRARYVIGICGGVLLLGAAGLLDGRRATTNFHVLDALADLGAQPVDGGEVVIDGNLYTAGPATGGFEAALLVLAELRGVEQAKHVELTIEYHPRPPFGVGTPELAGPALANEVLAAHAWFFDPCKDAARAMYGRGR from the coding sequence GTGTCCCCGACTGCACAACGACCTCTGAAAATCGGTTTTCTCCTCGCGCCCGGCGTCGCCGTGATGGATCTCTTCGGCGCGCACGCCGTGTTCGGCTTCGCGCCGCGGACCGAGCTGCACATGCTGTGGAAGACGCGCGATGCGATCTCCGCGCTGCCGCCGTTCCCGATCGCGGCGACGACGGCCTTTGCCGATTGTCCGGACGATCTCGATGCGCTCGTTGTCGGCGCGGTGCCGGCCGACGTGATCGCCGACGAAGAGGTGGTGGCGTTCGTGCGCCGGCACGCGAGCCGCGCGCGCTACGTGATCGGCATCTGCGGCGGCGTGCTGCTGCTCGGCGCGGCGGGCCTGCTCGACGGCCGCCGGGCGACGACCAATTTCCACGTGCTCGATGCGCTCGCGGATCTCGGCGCGCAGCCCGTCGACGGCGGCGAGGTCGTGATCGACGGCAATCTGTATACGGCCGGCCCGGCCACGGGCGGCTTCGAGGCCGCGCTGCTCGTGCTGGCCGAGTTGCGCGGCGTCGAGCAGGCGAAGCACGTCGAGCTGACGATCGAATATCATCCGCGCCCGCCGTTCGGCGTCGGCACGCCGGAACTGGCTGGTCCGGCGCTGGCGAACGAGGTGCTGGCCGCGCATGCGTGGTTCTTCGATCCGTGCAAGGACGCCGCGCGGGCGATGTACGGGCGCGGGCGCTGA
- the aepX gene encoding phosphoenolpyruvate mutase: protein MNAREPNFTESRSARLRRMLTSSELEFLMEAHNGLSARIVREAGFKGIWASGLAISAQFGVRDNNEASWTQVVDVLEFMADASDLPILLDGDTGYGNFNNVRRLVKKLEQRGIAGVCIEDKQFPKTNSFIDGERQPLAEIDEFCGKIKAGKDSQSDPDFSIVARVEALIAGWGMDEALRRANAYAEAGADAILIHSKLSRPDEILRFAREWSGRAPLVIVPTKYYSTPTDVFRQAGISTVIWANHLIRASASAMQAVAREIQDSETLVNVEERVASVNEIFRLQDADEYSAAERIYLSSSSRASNAALVLAASRGAGLEAVTEDKPKVMLPIAGKPLLRWLVDGFKKQGVNDITVVGGYRADAIDTSGVKLVVNERHAETGELASLACAAERLSGDTVISYGDLLFRSYILRDLAESEAEFSVVVDSSQTQPSNQSVRDFALCSAADDRGLFGQKALLRSVSSDASEGEPHGRWIGLLNVRGAGIARLKAMLDTLKARADFDSLDLPALLNALVDAGEKIEVQYVHGHWRGVNDLDDFRRAGDFAHGQTPYAEQNTANGGAR, encoded by the coding sequence ATGAATGCACGCGAACCGAACTTCACCGAATCGCGCAGCGCGCGGCTGCGACGGATGCTCACGAGCAGCGAGCTCGAATTCCTGATGGAGGCGCACAACGGCCTGTCCGCGCGGATCGTCCGCGAGGCGGGCTTCAAGGGGATCTGGGCGTCGGGCCTCGCGATCTCCGCGCAATTCGGTGTGCGCGACAACAACGAGGCGAGCTGGACGCAGGTCGTCGACGTGCTCGAATTCATGGCCGACGCGAGCGATCTGCCGATCCTGCTCGACGGCGACACCGGCTACGGCAACTTCAACAACGTGCGCCGCCTCGTGAAGAAGCTCGAGCAGCGCGGCATCGCCGGCGTGTGCATCGAGGACAAGCAGTTCCCGAAGACCAACAGCTTCATCGACGGCGAGCGCCAGCCGCTCGCCGAGATCGACGAGTTCTGCGGCAAGATCAAGGCCGGCAAGGATTCGCAGAGCGATCCGGATTTCTCGATCGTCGCGCGCGTCGAGGCGCTGATCGCCGGCTGGGGGATGGACGAGGCGCTGCGCCGCGCGAACGCGTATGCCGAGGCGGGCGCGGACGCGATCCTGATCCACAGCAAGCTGTCGCGGCCCGACGAGATCCTGCGGTTCGCGCGCGAATGGAGCGGCCGCGCGCCGCTCGTCATCGTGCCGACCAAGTACTACAGCACGCCGACCGACGTGTTCCGCCAGGCCGGCATCAGCACCGTGATCTGGGCGAACCATCTGATCCGCGCGTCCGCGTCCGCGATGCAGGCGGTCGCCCGCGAAATTCAGGACAGCGAGACACTCGTCAACGTCGAGGAGCGCGTCGCGAGCGTCAACGAGATCTTCCGCCTGCAGGATGCCGACGAATACTCGGCCGCCGAGCGGATCTACCTGTCGTCGTCGTCGCGCGCGTCGAACGCCGCGCTCGTGCTCGCGGCGAGCCGCGGCGCGGGGCTCGAGGCCGTCACCGAGGACAAGCCGAAGGTGATGCTGCCGATCGCCGGCAAGCCGCTCTTGCGCTGGCTCGTCGACGGCTTCAAGAAGCAGGGCGTGAACGACATCACGGTCGTCGGCGGCTATCGCGCGGACGCGATCGACACGTCCGGCGTGAAGCTCGTCGTCAACGAGCGGCACGCGGAAACGGGCGAGCTCGCGTCGCTCGCCTGCGCGGCCGAGCGCCTCTCGGGCGACACCGTGATCTCGTACGGCGACCTGCTGTTCCGCAGCTACATCCTGCGCGATCTCGCCGAGAGCGAGGCCGAGTTCAGCGTCGTCGTCGATTCGTCGCAGACGCAGCCGTCGAACCAGAGCGTGCGCGACTTCGCGTTGTGCTCGGCCGCCGACGACCGCGGGCTGTTCGGCCAGAAGGCCCTGCTGCGCAGCGTGTCGAGCGATGCGAGCGAAGGTGAGCCGCACGGCCGCTGGATCGGTCTCCTTAACGTCCGCGGGGCGGGCATCGCGCGGCTGAAGGCGATGCTCGACACGCTGAAGGCCCGCGCCGATTTCGATTCGCTCGATCTGCCGGCGCTCCTGAACGCGCTCGTCGACGCGGGCGAGAAGATCGAGGTGCAATACGTGCACGGCCACTGGCGCGGCGTCAACGATCTCGACGACTTCCGCCGCGCGGGCGACTTCGCGCACGGCCAGACGCCGTACGCGGAGCAGAACACGGCCAACGGGGGCGCGAGATGA
- a CDS encoding acetyl-CoA hydrolase/transferase family protein translates to MPTSRILAPSLRPLVRTADEAAALIGPNMTVAMSGFTGSGYPKAVPAALAARIAASHARGEDFRINVLTGASTAPELDGALAKANGISMRLPYQSDPTLRDKINAGELDYQDIHLSHVAQYAWFGLFGELDVAIVEVAGIREDGRLIPSASIGNNKTWLDQAKRVILEVNSRQPLGLDGMHDIYYGTALPPDRKPIPLVKSDDRIGEPYLRCPAEKIVAIVETDAPDRSNAFAAPDETSKQIAGLLIDFLRHEIRRGRLPENLLPLQSGVGNITNAVLAGLGEGGFSNLTAYTEVIQDGMLDLLANGTLSFASATALSLSPDAVKRFADEIDTFRTKIVLRPQEISNHPELVRRLGIVAMNGMIEADIYGNVNSTHVMGTKIQNGIGGSGDFARNGYLSCFMSASTAKGGAISRIVPMASHVDHTEHDVAIVVTEQGLADLRGLSPKQRARKVIANCAHPDYRPMLEDYFERASRESFGKQTPHLLGEALSWHERYVRTGSMKA, encoded by the coding sequence ATGCCAACCTCTCGTATCCTCGCACCCAGTCTGCGCCCCCTCGTCCGCACCGCCGACGAGGCCGCCGCACTGATCGGCCCGAACATGACCGTCGCGATGAGCGGCTTCACTGGCTCCGGGTATCCGAAAGCCGTGCCGGCCGCGCTCGCCGCGCGGATCGCCGCCTCGCACGCGCGCGGCGAAGACTTCCGCATCAACGTGCTGACGGGCGCGTCGACCGCGCCCGAGCTCGACGGCGCGCTCGCGAAGGCGAACGGCATCTCGATGCGCCTGCCGTACCAGTCCGATCCGACGCTGCGCGACAAGATCAACGCGGGCGAGCTCGACTATCAGGACATCCACCTGAGCCACGTCGCGCAGTACGCGTGGTTCGGCCTGTTCGGCGAGCTGGACGTCGCGATCGTCGAAGTCGCGGGCATCCGCGAGGACGGCCGCCTGATTCCGTCGGCGTCGATCGGCAACAACAAGACCTGGCTCGACCAGGCGAAGCGCGTGATCCTCGAAGTGAATTCGCGCCAGCCGCTCGGCCTCGACGGGATGCACGACATCTATTACGGCACCGCGCTGCCGCCGGACCGCAAGCCGATTCCGCTCGTGAAGAGCGACGACCGGATCGGCGAGCCGTATCTGCGCTGCCCGGCCGAGAAGATCGTCGCGATCGTCGAGACCGACGCGCCCGACCGCAGCAACGCGTTCGCGGCGCCGGACGAGACGTCGAAGCAGATCGCCGGACTCCTGATCGATTTCCTGCGCCACGAGATCAGGCGCGGCCGCCTGCCCGAAAACCTGCTGCCGCTGCAGTCGGGCGTCGGCAACATCACGAACGCGGTGCTCGCCGGCCTCGGAGAAGGCGGCTTCTCGAACCTGACCGCGTATACCGAAGTGATCCAGGACGGCATGCTCGACCTGCTCGCGAACGGCACGCTGAGCTTCGCGTCGGCGACCGCGCTGTCGCTGAGCCCGGATGCGGTGAAGCGCTTCGCCGACGAGATCGACACGTTCCGCACGAAGATCGTGCTGCGTCCGCAGGAGATCAGCAACCATCCGGAGCTGGTGCGGCGTCTCGGCATCGTCGCGATGAACGGGATGATCGAAGCCGACATCTACGGCAACGTCAACTCGACGCATGTGATGGGCACGAAGATCCAGAACGGGATCGGCGGCTCCGGCGACTTCGCGCGCAACGGCTATCTGTCGTGCTTCATGTCGGCGAGCACCGCGAAGGGCGGGGCGATCTCTCGGATCGTGCCGATGGCGAGCCACGTCGACCATACCGAGCATGACGTCGCGATCGTCGTGACCGAGCAGGGGCTCGCGGATCTGCGCGGGCTGTCGCCGAAGCAGCGCGCACGCAAGGTCATCGCGAACTGCGCGCATCCCGACTACCGCCCGATGCTCGAGGATTACTTCGAGCGTGCGAGTCGCGAGAGCTTCGGCAAGCAGACGCCGCATCTGCTCGGCGAAGCGCTGTCGTGGCACGAGCGCTATGTGAGAACCGGATCGATGAAGGCCTGA